Within Dysgonomonas sp. HDW5A, the genomic segment TTAAATATACATTGGTTGTGTATGAGGCAATAACGGGACCCAAGGTTTTCGCCCAGCCACTTATAACACGGCTTTCGGCCAGTTTTCGTTTAAAGAATTGATTTTCTTCAAAAAACTGTTTTAGAACTTCGCCTAAGCTTTCGGTATTTCGCTTCCTCATACTTTTACTTTAATTGAAGTACTCCTCCACCCTCTACCTGATAGAGACGGTAATCACTATTTAAACCTTTAAGTATCTCATCCAAATGATCCCTATTGGTATCTGTAATAAAAATCTGACCAAAATTATCTTCCGACACCAGCTTTACAATCTGTTCTACACGGGTTGAATCGAGTTTATCAAAAATATCATCCAATAATAATATAGGTGTAGTTGATCCTGCTTTTTTCAGGAAATCGAACTGAGCCAGCTTCATAGCCACCACATAGGTTTTATTTTGCCCCTGAGAACCAACTTTCTTGATCGAATAATCATCCATACGCATATCCAAATCATCGCGATGAACGCCTGCTGTTGTATATCCGAGAATTTTATCTCTCTTCCGTTTATGCTTCAGCAAATCAACCAGATTTCCCTCATCAAGTGGCGACTCATATTTTAATTCGACCGTTTCATTCGATTGACATATAAAATTATAATAATACTGAAACGTCGGTATAAATTGCTCTACAAAAGCCTTTCGCTTTGTATGTATAATCTGCCCTTCATAGGCAAGTTGTTCTTCCCAAAGCTCGTAAAGCGATTCATCGGCCTGCATATCCGATTTCAGTAATGCATTACGTTGCTGCAAAGCTTTATTATAGCGAATAAGAGCATGCAAATACTCTTTATCGAATTGTGACAACACAACATCCATAAACTTACGCCGTTCGTCGCTTCCTCCGGTGATTAGATCGGAATCCGAAGGCGAAACCATAACCAAAGGCAAGCAACCGATATGGTCGGACAATTTTTCGTATTCTTTCTTATTTCGCTTAAATTGCTTTTTTTGACGCCTGCGTAAACTGCAAAAGAACTCTTCTTCGTCACTACCTCCCAATAGGTAATAGCCTTGAATCAAAGCAAAATCGGCATCATGTTTTATGTTTTGGGAGTCAACCTGATTATTATGACTTTTACAGAACGAAAGATAATATACAGCGTCCAACAGATTGGTTTTACCCATTCCATTTTTGCCTATAAAACAGTTCAATTTGGGAGAGAAAGTCAACTCAGCCTGCTCTATATTCTTATAACCTAATATCGATATACGTTCT encodes:
- a CDS encoding DUF721 domain-containing protein, with protein sequence MRKRNTESLGEVLKQFFEENQFFKRKLAESRVISGWAKTLGPVIASYTTNVYLRNNILYVSLTSSVLRSELMMCKEKLITNLNTHAGLNVVKDIVFR
- a CDS encoding DNA replication/repair protein RecF, whose protein sequence is MILERISILGYKNIEQAELTFSPKLNCFIGKNGMGKTNLLDAVYYLSFCKSHNNQVDSQNIKHDADFALIQGYYLLGGSDEEEFFCSLRRRQKKQFKRNKKEYEKLSDHIGCLPLVMVSPSDSDLITGGSDERRKFMDVVLSQFDKEYLHALIRYNKALQQRNALLKSDMQADESLYELWEEQLAYEGQIIHTKRKAFVEQFIPTFQYYYNFICQSNETVELKYESPLDEGNLVDLLKHKRKRDKILGYTTAGVHRDDLDMRMDDYSIKKVGSQGQNKTYVVAMKLAQFDFLKKAGSTTPILLLDDIFDKLDSTRVEQIVKLVSEDNFGQIFITDTNRDHLDEILKGLNSDYRLYQVEGGGVLQLK